One Thioclava electrotropha DNA segment encodes these proteins:
- a CDS encoding helix-turn-helix transcriptional regulator, whose protein sequence is MRTVDAEVAPATCLRLDDFETLLEALRSDGWIEDHGALCSLIVDEDHADGLVALAERREPLLSRVKLIVAIEDEAYAQELMTRHSAAVLSHHISLLPMNVNLTTWLLILRMIVSGGHYIPPALLRCRPADPPISALNGSAAANASHAIDVSGLTPRETEVLEMLASGQPNKIIAGQLNLSEHTVKLHIHRIIGKLGVTNRTEAAIWYHRNRSA, encoded by the coding sequence ATGAGAACCGTCGATGCCGAGGTGGCACCGGCGACATGTCTGCGTCTGGATGATTTCGAAACGTTGCTCGAGGCGTTGCGGTCCGACGGTTGGATCGAGGATCACGGTGCGCTGTGTTCGTTGATCGTGGATGAGGATCACGCCGATGGTCTTGTCGCGCTGGCCGAACGCCGTGAGCCGCTTCTGTCGCGTGTGAAGCTGATCGTCGCGATTGAAGACGAGGCCTATGCGCAGGAACTGATGACGCGCCATAGCGCTGCGGTTCTGTCCCATCACATCAGTCTGCTGCCGATGAACGTCAATCTGACGACGTGGCTCTTGATCCTGCGGATGATCGTCTCGGGGGGGCACTACATCCCGCCCGCGCTTCTGCGCTGCCGTCCGGCAGATCCACCGATCTCGGCGCTGAACGGATCGGCTGCAGCCAACGCGTCGCACGCGATCGACGTATCGGGGCTGACGCCGCGCGAAACCGAGGTGCTCGAGATGCTCGCCTCGGGGCAGCCGAACAAGATCATCGCGGGGCAGCTGAACCTGTCCGAACATACGGTGAAGCTGCATATCCACCGCATCATCGGGAAGCTCGGCGTCACCAACCGCACCGAGGCGGCGATCTGGTATCACCGAAACCGAAGTGCCTAA
- a CDS encoding HupE/UreJ family protein produces the protein MIHRRLAALAGLVALMLPQVAAAHITATGSGGFTAGFEHPLSGYDHFLAMFAVGLWGAQMGGRQVWQLPMTFPLIMVVGGVIGILGLPLPGIEIGIALSIVVLGLAIAAGWKPYEWVALAIISVFALYHGYAHGAELPLAADPADFAIGFVLATGMIHVIGVGVGLILEPIRGGQLSRGLGAIIAVVGLGFLALALGYLQSQLGFLQGGLSLFGH, from the coding sequence ATGATCCATCGCCGCCTTGCCGCCCTCGCGGGCCTCGTCGCCCTGATGCTGCCGCAGGTGGCCGCCGCCCATATCACCGCGACCGGCTCGGGCGGGTTCACCGCGGGGTTCGAGCATCCGCTCTCGGGATATGACCATTTCCTCGCGATGTTCGCCGTGGGTCTTTGGGGCGCGCAGATGGGCGGGCGACAGGTCTGGCAATTGCCGATGACCTTCCCGCTGATCATGGTCGTGGGCGGCGTGATCGGCATTCTCGGCCTGCCGCTGCCGGGGATCGAGATCGGGATCGCGCTGTCGATCGTGGTGCTTGGCCTCGCCATCGCCGCCGGGTGGAAACCCTACGAATGGGTCGCGCTGGCGATCATCTCGGTCTTCGCGCTCTATCACGGCTATGCGCATGGCGCGGAACTGCCGCTGGCCGCCGACCCGGCCGATTTTGCGATCGGCTTCGTCCTGGCGACCGGGATGATCCACGTGATCGGCGTCGGCGTTGGTCTCATCCTCGAGCCGATCCGGGGCGGGCAACTCTCGCGCGGGCTGGGTGCGATCATCGCAGTGGTCGGGCTCGGCTTCCTTGCATTGGCGCTAGGTTACCTGCAATCTCAGCTCGGGTTCCTGCAAGGTGGGCTAAGCCTCTTTGGCCATTGA
- a CDS encoding type I secretion system permease/ATPase, with protein sequence MKDRTDDAAGGQAHRQDGHDAMAQNEDRPEVDPTDKRQAEATTGDGPEAETQAEETGAEGTVETVAARTEGGADTQKEAGRVPAQNASGSPPAPPSTPTFHKRLGPVDFTRTLHDMKKRLRANIAFVALMTCATNILILAVPIYLFQISDRVFTSRSTDTLVMLTIVIVGAIVVQTLLDAVRRLVLMRSAVDVAARLGAPVLSAAAQASLHSNGREYQVLGDLNALRSFLVSGTLLSFLDVPFTPIFVLAVFLIHPHLGTIVVITALILMVFAWINQKITSEGFRRANIAQTKANLHLESMSRNSQIINAMAMIPEAVSIWGRDTAASLRAQTEAQDRNVFTASASRMFRLFTQIGMLGWGAYLALDGQITGGMVIAASIVAGRALAPIEGAIEGWNSFLLARGAYDRVGQLLASAKTRNDKLRLPKVEGRLDIERLLYVPQGTKHVVLNALTFSLAPGDQLAIIGNSGAGKTTLGKMLVGSVLPTSGAVRLDLMDIRNWDPRQFGECIGYLPQDVQLFPGTIKQNIARMREDASDAAIHRAAALADVHEMIASLPQGYETVVASDGSPLSGGQKQRIGLARAFFGDPKFVVLDEPNSNLDTQGDAALVRALGHAKANGITVVVVTQKPSLLSAVDKIMLLNDGNIAMFGWRDQMLAELERRKQAKTQQVQQQRAAAQPTTTANAPMQGAPA encoded by the coding sequence ATGAAAGACAGGACTGACGACGCCGCCGGGGGGCAGGCGCACCGCCAAGATGGTCATGACGCGATGGCTCAGAACGAGGACCGGCCAGAGGTCGATCCGACAGACAAACGGCAGGCGGAAGCCACCACGGGAGATGGTCCCGAGGCGGAGACGCAAGCCGAAGAGACCGGCGCGGAGGGGACTGTCGAAACAGTCGCCGCCCGGACGGAGGGTGGTGCTGACACCCAAAAGGAGGCGGGTCGTGTCCCCGCGCAAAATGCCTCCGGCTCCCCACCGGCGCCACCCTCCACTCCAACCTTTCACAAGCGCCTCGGTCCGGTGGATTTCACCCGCACGCTGCATGACATGAAGAAGCGCCTGCGCGCGAACATCGCCTTCGTCGCTCTGATGACCTGCGCCACGAACATCCTTATCCTCGCGGTGCCGATCTACCTGTTCCAGATTTCCGACCGGGTCTTCACCTCGCGCTCGACCGATACGCTCGTGATGCTGACCATCGTGATCGTCGGGGCGATCGTGGTGCAGACGCTGCTCGACGCAGTGCGACGGCTGGTGCTGATGCGCTCGGCGGTGGATGTGGCTGCCCGTCTGGGCGCGCCGGTTCTATCGGCGGCGGCGCAAGCCTCGCTGCATTCCAACGGGCGCGAATATCAGGTTCTGGGCGATCTCAACGCGCTGCGGAGCTTCCTCGTATCTGGCACGCTTCTGTCCTTTCTTGACGTGCCCTTCACACCGATTTTCGTGCTCGCGGTCTTCCTGATCCACCCGCATCTCGGCACGATCGTGGTCATCACCGCGCTGATCCTGATGGTCTTCGCCTGGATCAACCAGAAGATAACCTCGGAGGGCTTCCGCCGCGCCAATATCGCGCAGACCAAGGCGAACCTTCATCTCGAGTCGATGTCGCGCAACAGCCAGATCATCAACGCGATGGCGATGATCCCGGAGGCCGTATCGATCTGGGGCCGTGATACCGCCGCCTCGCTGCGCGCGCAGACCGAGGCGCAGGACCGCAACGTCTTCACCGCCTCCGCCTCGCGGATGTTCCGCCTGTTCACCCAGATCGGGATGCTCGGCTGGGGCGCCTATCTCGCGCTCGACGGGCAGATCACCGGCGGCATGGTGATCGCCGCCTCGATCGTGGCGGGCCGCGCGCTCGCGCCGATCGAAGGTGCGATCGAGGGCTGGAACTCGTTCCTGCTTGCACGCGGCGCCTATGACCGGGTCGGTCAGCTTCTGGCCTCGGCCAAGACCCGTAACGACAAGCTGCGCCTGCCCAAGGTCGAGGGGCGGCTCGATATCGAGCGTCTTCTCTATGTCCCGCAGGGCACCAAACATGTCGTGCTGAACGCGCTGACCTTCTCGCTCGCGCCGGGCGATCAGCTGGCGATCATCGGCAATTCGGGCGCGGGCAAGACGACGCTCGGCAAGATGCTGGTGGGATCGGTCCTGCCGACCTCGGGCGCTGTGCGGCTGGATCTGATGGACATCCGCAACTGGGACCCGCGGCAATTCGGGGAATGCATCGGCTACCTGCCGCAGGACGTGCAGCTCTTCCCGGGCACGATCAAGCAGAACATCGCCCGGATGCGCGAGGATGCGAGCGACGCCGCGATCCACCGCGCCGCCGCGCTCGCCGATGTGCATGAGATGATCGCCTCGCTGCCGCAGGGTTACGAGACGGTCGTGGCCTCCGACGGCTCGCCGCTCTCGGGCGGGCAGAAACAGCGGATCGGTCTGGCCCGCGCCTTCTTCGGCGATCCGAAATTCGTGGTGCTGGACGAGCCGAACTCGAACCTCGACACCCAAGGCGATGCGGCTCTCGTGCGCGCGCTCGGCCATGCGAAGGCGAACGGGATCACGGTGGTCGTGGTCACGCAGAAACCCTCGCTGCTCAGCGCGGTCGACAAGATCATGCTACTCAATGACGGCAATATAGCGATGTTCGGCTGGCGCGATCAGATGCTGGCGGAACTGGAGCGACGCAAGCAGGCCAAGACTCAACAGGTCCAGCAACAGCGCGCAGCGGCCCAACCCACCACCACCGCCAACGCACCCATGCAAGGAGCGCCGGCATGA
- a CDS encoding response regulator, with product MLQSSMTCLEGSNVLVVEDELFIAYDIAFSVEEAGGQVAGPFATLARARAALSDSSMNVDGAILDMNLLDGSAEALIVELWKREVPLVVNTAEPLPLALQSIMPEIPVFSKPTNPWELAEALGRQMRN from the coding sequence ATGTTACAGAGCAGTATGACTTGCCTCGAGGGCAGCAATGTCCTCGTGGTCGAAGACGAATTATTCATTGCCTACGACATCGCCTTCTCGGTCGAGGAGGCGGGCGGTCAGGTTGCCGGGCCCTTCGCGACCTTGGCGCGCGCGCGTGCCGCGCTGTCCGATAGCTCGATGAACGTCGATGGCGCGATCCTCGACATGAACCTGCTCGACGGATCGGCAGAAGCCCTGATCGTTGAGCTGTGGAAACGCGAAGTGCCCTTGGTGGTGAACACGGCCGAGCCGCTGCCGCTCGCCTTGCAATCGATCATGCCGGAAATCCCCGTCTTCTCGAAGCCGACGAACCCGTGGGAACTGGCCGAGGCGCTGGGACGCCAGATGCGCAACTGA
- the feoB gene encoding ferrous iron transporter B: protein MTSAPAINQPKAAQTDPDAQPIEAALVGAPNCGKTALFNAMTGATQKVGNYSGVTVERKVGVATTPAGRKFALIDLPGTHSLRARSPDEEVTRDVLLGQRPGERVPDMILAVGDATNLRGALRLVSELKKIGLPIVMILNMIDIARHRGLQIDHVALSEELGIPVIPATAVRRGGLDELWSAVDPMLEAGLDAPQQSSWAVPSTHDMRVSMREAERLVKTHVIQPPEPDTASAKIDRVVLHPIAGPIILLAILFVMFQAVFSWAAPFMDAIDWAFTSVGAAVTQLLPDGLIQSFIADGLIAGIGSVIIFLPQILFTFLFILLLEDFGYMARAAFLMDRIMGRAGLNGRAFIPLLSSFACAIPGIMAARVIDNKRDRLTTILVAPLMTCSARIPVYTLIIAAFIPNTKVLGGLSLQGLVMFGLYAAGVFSVLAVAFVARYLFAREERSAPLMLDLPDYKTPILRNIALGLYQRARVFLRRAGTVIFWAMVVIWFLSTFPMAPEGATEPAINYSFAAIIGHFVAPILHPLGFDWHIAVALVPGMAAREVAVAGLATVYAVGGENGLIHTLSDQWSLGTALALLAWYIFAPQCISTLAVIRREAGSAKWMWVAVVYMFALAYLAAFATYQISALLGAG from the coding sequence ATGACGTCGGCACCTGCCATAAACCAGCCCAAAGCAGCCCAGACCGACCCCGACGCCCAGCCGATCGAGGCGGCGCTTGTCGGTGCGCCCAATTGCGGCAAGACGGCGCTGTTCAACGCGATGACCGGCGCGACGCAGAAGGTCGGCAATTATTCCGGCGTGACCGTGGAGCGCAAAGTCGGCGTGGCCACCACGCCTGCGGGGCGCAAGTTCGCACTGATCGACCTGCCCGGCACCCATTCCTTGCGCGCCCGCTCCCCCGATGAGGAAGTGACCCGCGACGTGCTGCTGGGCCAGCGCCCGGGCGAGCGTGTCCCCGACATGATCCTCGCGGTGGGCGACGCGACCAACCTGCGCGGCGCGCTGCGTCTGGTTTCGGAGCTGAAGAAGATCGGCCTGCCGATCGTGATGATCCTCAACATGATCGATATCGCGCGCCATCGCGGCTTGCAGATCGACCATGTCGCGCTGAGCGAAGAACTTGGCATCCCGGTGATCCCGGCCACCGCCGTGCGCCGTGGCGGGCTGGACGAGCTGTGGTCCGCCGTGGACCCGATGCTGGAAGCCGGTCTCGACGCACCGCAACAGTCAAGCTGGGCCGTGCCGAGCACCCATGACATGCGGGTCTCGATGCGCGAGGCCGAACGGCTGGTGAAGACCCACGTGATCCAGCCGCCAGAGCCGGACACGGCCTCTGCCAAGATCGACCGCGTCGTGCTGCACCCGATCGCCGGGCCGATCATCCTGCTCGCGATCCTCTTCGTGATGTTTCAGGCGGTCTTTTCCTGGGCCGCGCCGTTCATGGACGCGATCGACTGGGCGTTTACCTCCGTTGGTGCGGCGGTGACGCAGCTACTGCCGGACGGGCTGATCCAGAGCTTCATCGCGGACGGGCTGATCGCGGGCATCGGCTCGGTCATCATTTTCCTGCCGCAGATCCTGTTCACCTTCCTCTTCATCCTGCTGCTGGAAGATTTCGGCTACATGGCGCGAGCCGCCTTCCTGATGGACCGGATCATGGGCCGCGCGGGGCTGAACGGGCGCGCCTTCATCCCGCTTCTGTCGAGCTTCGCCTGCGCGATCCCCGGGATCATGGCGGCGCGGGTGATCGACAACAAACGCGACCGGCTGACGACGATCCTCGTGGCGCCGCTGATGACCTGCTCGGCGCGCATTCCGGTCTATACGCTGATCATCGCGGCCTTCATCCCGAACACCAAGGTTCTCGGCGGGCTGAGCCTGCAAGGACTGGTGATGTTCGGCCTTTATGCGGCGGGCGTCTTCTCGGTCCTCGCGGTGGCTTTCGTCGCGCGCTACCTTTTCGCACGCGAAGAGCGGTCGGCCCCGCTGATGCTCGACCTGCCCGACTACAAAACGCCGATCCTGCGCAATATCGCGCTAGGGCTTTACCAGCGTGCGCGGGTCTTCCTGCGCCGCGCGGGCACGGTGATCTTCTGGGCGATGGTCGTGATCTGGTTCCTGTCGACTTTCCCGATGGCCCCAGAAGGCGCGACGGAGCCCGCAATCAACTACTCCTTCGCCGCGATCATCGGCCATTTCGTCGCCCCGATCCTGCATCCGCTAGGCTTCGACTGGCATATCGCGGTGGCGCTGGTGCCGGGCATGGCCGCGCGCGAAGTCGCCGTAGCCGGGCTCGCGACGGTCTACGCGGTAGGCGGCGAGAACGGGCTGATCCACACGCTCTCCGATCAATGGAGCCTCGGCACCGCGCTGGCGCTGCTCGCATGGTATATCTTCGCGCCGCAATGCATCTCCACGCTGGCGGTGATCCGGCGCGAGGCAGGTTCGGCGAAATGGATGTGGGTCGCCGTGGTCTACATGTTCGCGCTGGCCTATCTCGCGGCCTTCGCGACCTATCAGATTTCCGCGCTGCTCGGCGCGGGCTGA
- a CDS encoding acyl-CoA dehydrogenase produces MTDRPTLKAKDAPDLGKFTWDDALRLETQLSEDERMLRDAARAYAQDKLQPRVIEAFENETTDPSIFREMGEMGLLGATIPEEYGGIGAGYVSYGLIAREIERVDSGYRSMMSVQSSLVMYPIYAYGSEEQRQKYLPKLASGEWIGCFGLTEPDAGSDPAGMKTRAEKTDGGYRLTGSKMWITNSPIADVFVVWAKSEAHGGKIRGFVLEKGMKGLSAPKVGQKLSLRASITGEIVMDGVEVGEDALLPHVEGLKGPFGCLNRARYGIAWGVMGSAEFCWHAARQYGLDRKQFNKPLAQTQLFQKKLADMQTEITLGLQAALQVGRLMDEADAAPEMISLIKRNNCGKALDIARMSRDMHGGNGISGEFQVIRHMVNLETVNTYEGTHDVHALILGRAQTGLQAFF; encoded by the coding sequence ATGACCGACCGCCCCACGCTCAAAGCCAAGGATGCCCCCGATCTGGGCAAGTTCACCTGGGACGACGCGCTGCGTCTGGAAACCCAGCTGAGCGAAGACGAGCGGATGCTGCGCGATGCGGCCCGCGCCTATGCGCAGGACAAGCTGCAGCCTCGCGTGATCGAGGCCTTCGAGAATGAGACCACGGACCCTTCGATCTTCCGCGAGATGGGCGAGATGGGGCTCTTGGGTGCGACCATCCCCGAGGAATATGGCGGGATCGGCGCGGGCTATGTGTCCTACGGTCTGATCGCGCGCGAGATCGAGCGGGTCGATAGCGGTTACCGCTCGATGATGTCGGTGCAATCCAGCCTCGTGATGTATCCGATCTACGCCTATGGCTCGGAGGAGCAGCGACAGAAATACCTGCCGAAGCTGGCCTCGGGCGAGTGGATCGGCTGTTTCGGCCTGACCGAACCCGATGCGGGCTCGGACCCGGCGGGAATGAAGACCCGCGCCGAGAAGACCGACGGCGGCTACCGCCTCACCGGCTCGAAAATGTGGATCACCAACTCGCCGATCGCGGATGTCTTCGTCGTCTGGGCGAAGTCCGAGGCCCATGGCGGCAAGATCCGCGGCTTCGTGCTGGAGAAGGGCATGAAGGGGCTGAGCGCGCCGAAGGTCGGCCAGAAACTGTCGCTCCGCGCTTCGATCACCGGTGAGATCGTCATGGACGGCGTCGAGGTTGGCGAAGACGCGCTGCTGCCGCATGTCGAGGGGCTGAAAGGTCCGTTCGGCTGCCTCAACCGCGCACGCTACGGTATCGCCTGGGGCGTGATGGGCTCGGCCGAGTTCTGCTGGCACGCCGCGCGCCAATACGGGCTCGACCGCAAGCAGTTCAACAAGCCGCTGGCGCAGACGCAGCTGTTCCAGAAGAAGCTCGCCGATATGCAGACCGAGATCACGCTGGGCCTGCAAGCCGCGCTGCAGGTGGGCCGCCTGATGGACGAGGCCGACGCCGCGCCCGAGATGATCTCGCTCATCAAGCGCAACAATTGCGGGAAGGCGCTGGATATCGCGCGGATGTCCCGCGACATGCATGGTGGCAACGGGATCTCGGGCGAGTTTCAGGTGATCCGCCACATGGTCAACCTCGAGACGGTGAACACCTACGAGGGCACCCATGACGTCCACGCGCTGATCCTGGGACGTGCGCAGACGGGCCTGCAGGCCTTCTTCTAA
- a CDS encoding FeoA family protein: protein MKASPIENETCKCALPLGQCRRGFRGTLVSVCPLAGNDGYDADELELRLLELGFIEGASVHILHEGPFGRDPIAVRVNDTTVALRRAEAMAILAE, encoded by the coding sequence ATGAAGGCCAGCCCTATCGAGAACGAAACCTGCAAATGCGCGCTGCCGCTTGGCCAGTGCCGTCGTGGGTTCCGGGGCACTCTGGTATCGGTCTGCCCGCTCGCCGGGAATGACGGCTATGACGCGGACGAGTTGGAACTGCGCCTGCTGGAGCTTGGCTTCATCGAGGGCGCTTCGGTCCACATCCTTCACGAAGGTCCGTTCGGGCGCGATCCGATCGCGGTGCGCGTGAACGACACCACCGTCGCTCTGCGGCGTGCCGAGGCGATGGCCATCCTCGCGGAATGA
- a CDS encoding DUF1007 family protein, translated as MIRLAALRRAAFALTALIGLAPGLAAAHPEDEILIRLLVGMESGNVTHIGESWTFDPTVSDWLIQTFDKNGDGAFTGDELAPLQDAAKQNSEGSFFYTRFWKGAEQLPDPQIYGFQATVKDGAVTMAFALALPQAENPNDLRIEMYDPENLTGLVPVKSDPVVIRGLADGATCVPNVSVNQPDVHGGPDNIPIALTLACNG; from the coding sequence ATGATCCGCCTTGCCGCCCTGCGCCGCGCCGCTTTTGCCCTCACCGCCCTGATCGGGCTCGCGCCGGGATTGGCCGCAGCGCACCCGGAAGACGAAATCCTGATCCGCCTGCTCGTCGGCATGGAGAGCGGGAACGTCACCCATATCGGCGAAAGCTGGACTTTCGATCCGACCGTTTCCGACTGGCTGATCCAGACCTTCGACAAAAATGGCGACGGAGCCTTCACCGGAGACGAGCTTGCGCCGCTGCAAGATGCGGCGAAGCAGAATTCGGAAGGCTCGTTCTTCTACACCCGGTTCTGGAAAGGGGCCGAGCAACTGCCCGACCCGCAAATCTACGGTTTTCAGGCGACGGTGAAGGATGGGGCCGTCACGATGGCCTTCGCGCTCGCCCTGCCCCAGGCCGAGAACCCGAACGATCTGCGCATCGAGATGTATGACCCCGAGAACCTGACCGGACTGGTGCCGGTGAAATCCGACCCGGTGGTGATCCGGGGGCTGGCCGACGGCGCGACCTGCGTGCCGAACGTGTCGGTCAATCAACCGGATGTGCATGGCGGGCCGGACAATATCCCGATCGCTCTGACGCTGGCTTGTAACGGGTGA
- a CDS encoding LysR substrate-binding domain-containing protein yields MRKSYTPTINELQAFAACARLGTTTRAAAELNLTQSAVSRSLGTLEERLGVALFDRVRKRLSLSPAGQVFLAQAEEILGQIDRAAMGAMAFGGARAVLRMAVLPSFARSWLIPRLAGFEAAQPEVSLDLSARLLPVELEHEPFDLAIMRSRHEPAGAEVENLVAEELIVVAAPNLMAGRAALEDDALLALPLLQQSTRPTLWLDWFRESGRDARHILRGARFDHFDMILDAASAGMGLGLVPAIIAEGALASGRLVQATPRRFATGENYALILPERAREAPHVSAFRDWLRAEIGA; encoded by the coding sequence ATGCGCAAGAGCTATACCCCGACGATCAACGAGCTGCAGGCCTTCGCCGCCTGTGCGCGCTTGGGCACGACGACACGGGCGGCGGCGGAGTTGAACCTGACGCAATCGGCGGTGTCGCGCTCGCTCGGGACGTTGGAAGAGCGGCTGGGCGTGGCGCTGTTCGACCGGGTGCGCAAGCGGCTGTCTCTATCCCCTGCGGGTCAGGTTTTTCTGGCGCAGGCAGAGGAAATTCTGGGCCAGATCGACCGCGCCGCGATGGGAGCAATGGCTTTCGGCGGCGCGCGGGCGGTGCTGCGCATGGCGGTGCTGCCGAGCTTTGCGCGCTCGTGGTTGATCCCGCGGCTGGCGGGCTTCGAAGCCGCGCAGCCGGAGGTGAGCCTCGATCTGAGCGCGCGGCTCTTGCCCGTGGAGTTAGAGCATGAGCCCTTCGATCTGGCGATCATGCGCTCAAGGCATGAACCGGCAGGGGCGGAGGTCGAAAATCTGGTGGCGGAGGAGTTGATCGTCGTGGCCGCGCCGAACCTGATGGCGGGGCGGGCGGCGTTGGAGGATGACGCGCTGCTGGCCCTGCCGCTGTTGCAGCAATCGACGCGCCCGACGCTCTGGCTCGACTGGTTTCGCGAGAGCGGGCGCGATGCGCGGCATATCCTGCGCGGCGCGCGGTTCGATCATTTCGACATGATCCTCGATGCGGCGAGCGCGGGGATGGGGCTGGGGCTGGTGCCCGCGATCATCGCCGAAGGGGCGCTGGCCTCGGGACGGCTGGTGCAGGCGACGCCGCGCCGGTTTGCCACCGGCGAGAATTACGCGCTGATCCTGCCGGAGCGCGCGCGGGAGGCGCCGCATGTCAGCGCCTTCCGCGATTGGTTGCGGGCCGAGATCGGCGCTTAG
- a CDS encoding HlyD family type I secretion periplasmic adaptor subunit — protein sequence MTLLLTNPIQSAETRDWSTEVPRNIKTLVIVGLTIFAMAFGGFGVWAFSAPLAAAVMAPGSFVATGRNKMIQHLEGGIIKEINVSEGDFVTAGQPLLRLDETSALANERALFLRRARLTSMEARIQAEYDGWRELVFPEWLQEARRDAEIAAMMDSQRLAFEVTRAKVQSELDLLARNIAAMESRAEGYRAQLTATEAQRDLLAQDHESKAKLYESGLIRRTELNALLRALADAEGQIGRLKAEIGESEEMRAKYQAQTTQTIETHKQAALDELETVQAELDSVREQERKATSILKRVVIDSPVSGTVVRLNYSGAGGVIEAGKVIAEILPSEAPLIIETMIARTDIDAIKVGQEASVRLSALNQRTTPILIGEVYYISADAIVERSGEHPREVYIARIRLPASELRRVPGFAPMPGMPVEVMIQTASRTFAQYIAKPVVDSMNRAFREH from the coding sequence ATGACACTCCTTCTGACCAACCCGATTCAATCTGCCGAGACCCGCGACTGGTCGACCGAGGTCCCGCGCAACATCAAGACGCTCGTCATCGTCGGCCTGACGATCTTCGCGATGGCCTTCGGAGGCTTCGGTGTCTGGGCCTTCAGCGCACCGCTCGCGGCGGCCGTGATGGCGCCCGGTTCGTTCGTGGCCACGGGCCGCAACAAGATGATCCAGCACCTCGAAGGCGGGATCATCAAGGAGATCAACGTCTCCGAGGGCGATTTCGTCACGGCGGGGCAACCGCTCCTGCGCCTCGACGAGACCTCGGCTCTGGCCAATGAACGCGCGCTGTTTCTGCGCCGTGCGCGACTGACCTCGATGGAGGCTCGTATTCAGGCCGAATATGACGGCTGGCGCGAATTGGTCTTCCCGGAATGGCTTCAGGAGGCCCGGCGCGATGCGGAGATCGCCGCGATGATGGACTCGCAGCGCCTCGCCTTCGAGGTGACGAGGGCGAAAGTGCAGAGCGAGCTGGACCTTCTGGCCCGCAATATCGCCGCCATGGAAAGCCGCGCGGAAGGCTATCGCGCGCAGCTGACCGCCACGGAGGCCCAGCGCGACCTGCTGGCCCAGGACCATGAGAGCAAGGCGAAACTCTACGAGAGCGGTCTGATCCGGCGGACCGAATTGAACGCCCTGCTGCGTGCTCTGGCCGATGCGGAGGGGCAGATCGGACGCCTCAAGGCGGAGATCGGCGAGAGCGAGGAGATGCGCGCGAAATATCAGGCGCAGACCACGCAGACGATCGAAACCCACAAGCAGGCCGCGCTCGACGAGCTGGAGACCGTGCAAGCGGAGCTGGATTCCGTGCGCGAACAAGAGCGCAAGGCGACCTCCATCCTGAAGCGCGTCGTGATCGACAGCCCCGTGTCGGGCACCGTGGTGCGGCTGAACTATTCCGGCGCGGGCGGCGTGATCGAAGCGGGCAAGGTGATCGCCGAGATCTTGCCCTCGGAAGCGCCGCTGATCATCGAGACGATGATCGCACGGACCGATATCGACGCGATCAAGGTCGGACAGGAGGCCTCGGTGCGGCTGTCGGCGCTCAACCAGCGTACGACGCCGATCCTGATCGGGGAGGTCTATTACATCTCCGCCGACGCGATCGTGGAACGCTCGGGCGAACATCCGCGCGAGGTCTATATCGCGCGCATCCGCCTGCCCGCCTCGGAGTTGCGCCGCGTGCCGGGCTTCGCGCCGATGCCCGGGATGCCGGTCGAAGTGATGATCCAGACCGCGTCGCGAACCTTCGCCCAATACATCGCGAAACCGGTGGTGGATTCGATGAACCGCGCTTTCCGCGAGCATTGA